TTTTTGAAAATACCTTAAGTTactgaaaaacacaaataaaaataatccccaaatatgtattttgtaataCCAGAACAGTTGTGTTTTCAACCAGTTTTTCTAAGTTCTGGAATCAGAGTTTTAGTTATTataatcatcaccatcataatcaatttgctttttaattgatgtatttactggtgggtagGTGGGTTAGTAagaatttgcaaggctgtattcactctctctttttagtttgaaccactttcacctcaatcCAAGTGTCAGGGCTCGTACATGGTAGAGACTTACATGTGCAAGCCATTTTTATGAGAGAGACAAAGGACACCcaataacaattcctttaaaaatgccctgttTAGGAGGAGAAGCGGCCAAGCCCATTGCTTCCTTTAACAATATTATACTAGTATTAAGGAATATTcaaagtggatccacagttgtgcctcaaattctccaccctatttgaAGGTGGCAAAACACATGGAGGAAGCTTTTGCCAAATATTCCTGGGCCGAGTGTGTGCATGTGAAACTTCCCAGCAGCAGgaacttgaaaaagaaaaaaaatagaaaattatttcctgagaaatttcagctcatcTCTTCATTTTTATCTAAAGGACAAATCTCAGATGTATTAGAGCCTGTTCCAACTTTAAGATGCCACCAAGCCCTCCAAGTCACGGGAAATGGTATTTTGATAGCTAGCAGGATCCACCCACATTGCCACAGGAATGTGCAATCTTCAAGCCAATAAGTGTATAGAAAAATTGGTCCTTCTCAACCTGTTTTTGAACTCTAATTACCAAGATAAACTCCAACcatatttttatttctctttgttATAAAACACCTACTTATATTAATAATATGATCTCTTCTCAGGATTACCTATGGCAGGGGTGCTAGCCTTTGGACCATCACCTGTTggacgccaactcccatcagccccaaccagcatggccattgtCAAGCATGATgatctgccaccattgcgtctgccaaGTGTCATCCAGTGATgcttttccaggtggtctggggtcttttgggctctggctctacattagactctgagccctcagtcactcgctgtgacatgtttgcgatgcactttgcagataaaattgctcgcattcggactgacttggactccttattaactacagttgtgccagttATCCccaaagcttcctctggtcatttttctatggatacttttcagattgtaaaacctgaggatgtggacaggattctgggagaatcaagggccactacttgttcccttgacccttgcccatcctggttaatcaaatctgccagaggaggagtggctgactggttggcatatataattaacacctccctaagggaaggttctatgccaacattgttgaaggaagctgtgataagacctttgtttaaaaagccttcattagacccttcGGATcttaacttctgcccagtctctaatctcccctttctgggcaaggtgattgagagggtagtggctgctcagctctaaattttcctggatgaattggattatctagacccttttcaatcagtcTTCAggtctggtcatgggacagagactgccttggtcaccctgcctgatgacctacgctgggcatcagacagggaaagtgcatccctgttggtgctgctggacctctcggcggccttcgatacgatcgaccatggtatccttctgggccatctagctgggatgggattgggaggcattgttttacggtggctccggtcctacctgatggacaggacccagaactTGGTGCTGGGAGACTAGGGCTCGACctcctggctgttggcctgtggggtactgcaaggttccattctgtctcccatgctctttaacatttatatgaaaccgctcgGAGAGTTCATCTGgaaatttggagtacaatgtcatcaatgtgttgatgacactcagctctatctctccctaccacctgattgcagggagggagtgctcaacctacactggtgcctggaggctgtgaagggctggatgtgggctaacaaactgaaacttaatccagacaagacagaagtactgctagtcaagggaaaaactgtacCAGAGACggggctgcaacctgttctggatggggttgcactcctcttgaaggagcaggtctgcagtttgggagtcctcctggatcctgccctgctgcttgaatgtcaggtggctgcagtagccaggaatgcttctggccaactcaaactggtctaccaccTGCGTCCATTCCTgtaggcagttgacttggccacagtgacacatgcattggtgacatcaaggcttgattactgtaatgcactctatgtggggctgcctttgaaaatggttcggaaattgcagttggttcaaaatgcagcagccagaatgttaactggagcacggcgcagggagtatatcactcctgtgctttatcgactccactggctcccaatttgtttccgggcccaattcaaagtgctggttctgacctttaaagccctaaacggccatggatcaatatacctgagggactgcttatgcccatatgtacctgcctgggatttaagatcatctgcctctggtctcctctgtgtgcctggaataaaaTATGTTAGACTGACACACGGGGGAGAGCTTTtttagctgtggcccccaagctttgcaacaccctaccccaagaagtccgctctgctccgtccctgttggttttctggagacttgtgaaaacaatcttgttccagagagcctttgggagggattgaaggtagagccagACACTGaatttatgccttctacgttaaattttatcCTTGTATTCCCTTtaataccactccctatatatatgtatgtgtgtgtgtgtgtgtgtgtgttgtattttatgtatttaaattgtattttatgtattttaattgtattttatggatttcaatttattttaatgtttttgtgattttactgtttacaattttattatgtacgtgtttgattttatttttgtaagcagccctgagtgccctattatagggtagaagggcgggacagaaatattttaaaataaataaaataaataaatacaatcctACAAAGATGTGCCAGGTAGGTGGGAGCCATGCAGGGCAAAATTAATGGGCAGAGTGTGCTTGGAAGACTCTGGGGAGCATACCGACACTCCAGCACTGATGCAGTAGGCTCTTGGCAACACACCTTCGTGAACAGTTCAGCCACTCTGTTCCGCACGAGCTGAATCTTCGGCTAGTCATCATATTGAGATCATTACAGTGCTCTCTCATACTGTGGTTAGGGAGGCGTGGTTGCTAGGTCTGAATTGGAGGGAAACTGCTGTTGCCTTCTTACAAGGTTGAGTCGACTAACATTATTTGTGGTCTCCAACACAGCACAGCAGTTGATCTGGGAGAGCTAAATAATGCTGCAAGGAATTTCATTTCCCCTTCTACAAAAGTACTACAGACATTTCAGTATCTTGATGTTCCTTCAGCTTTCAGGGCAACAGCAATGATTTAACAGTGGTGAGCAGGGCATAGATTGAGGTCCACAGATAGGACGACTACCCAATTGCTAGTGGAATGTCTACTGCCTGCTGGTCACCGCAATTCTTGCAAAGAATGCTAGACTAGGATGACCTGCATATGGATCAGTTATACCTTCTGTGCCAAGAATTCTTTTGCATGCACTTTtagtttaaaatataaaataaaggaAGTTGGTAGACCAAATTAAAATACGTTGGTGTAGccaccccatccctggtctaacaGAATTCTAGATTCTGCCCAGATACATAGCAATATGGACCAGAGTTAATACAAAGTCCTAGTGGGGATGGCAACTCCAATTTCCAGacaaatttttcttttaaaaaagtgatttgAACACATGGCTACATTCTCCAGGTTGACTTTTCATGCTTATCTGTTGACAAGTGTACAAGAGAACCAGAACAGTCCAAAACATTGTGTTCATGAAATTATTAATTCCCCTTGATTTGTTCCCAAATGCCCATGTGCCATGTTACAGCTCTGGTACTTACCACCTTTCTCATAATGTAGATTGTGATTAAAATGCTGTAGCCAAGCAATCCAGAAGCTACTGTTACTATGATCCAAAGATACAGATGTGTGTCTGGGCATGGATCTGTATctgaaatacattttattttccaATTACCATCTTCAGAAAGATAGAACAAGTCTTACATTTCCCCCCCAGTTTTCCAAGTAATCAAATACATATCATTAAATGATGCCAAAGATTCTTCTTTCCTGTGTGCTGGGCATTTACAAAGCTATCTTTGTGTCTACAGCTCTTTCAATATATAATGAAAGGTCACCAGATTTTAAATACAGTTTATGCCTTTCCTTATTAGGTTAATATCTGTGATCATCTCTATGATAGTGAATCACAGACAACTGGATTTTTAAGCTATGAGTTAGCATCAGAAATACTTGGAAGTTACTACAGTTTGGCTTTTGAAGTCAGACTGGATATAAGCATTATTATCACAGCTAATTGTTTAAGATCATGCTGATGTTCAAGGCACAGTTACAGAAGTAGTTTGAAAAATCTTGGCAACCATAACAGCTATCCATATTTTGCATTCCATCAATCAGATGCAGACTTTGTTACAATAGACTAAGCATGACTACATCTTATTATTCTCAAGAACTGTTTGGTTTGGGAAGTGATCAGGAAATTCCCTACACTAAATTCTCTGAACACCCCCTGTGGCCTGAGCCCACACTGCCCAAGGGGCTTCATCTCATATCCCTCGCTCTCTCTAAAATACAGCCGCCACCATCCATTTCAATTCTTGGGAAAAACatgggaaacagtttcaggatcTGCAGACACTATATAAGAGCACACACTTATTTACACAAGTGCACAATGGGATCCAGACTTAGGTATGTTTAGggtagtagacccactgaaatgatggGATGTAGCTTAGTCATGACtagcttaagtcccattgatttcaatggatctactctaaccATGACTAAATTGGGATCCAACCCAATGGCTTTGCCCTCAGTTCCTACTGAAACCTACAAATATCATGGACATATTGTTCTAGAGCATAGTTACAGGAACACCTTGGAGCAATCCCATAGTTCCAATAACTTATAACTAAGCCAAAGAATGTGTAGCTGAAATAATCACATGTTCTTTTCCATCCCTTTTCCCTGTGTCTGTTTTTAGATCGTAAGCCCTTTGGGCTAGGGACCTGTATCATAGACGGCACTATATaaaataaagtaataataataataataacaagaagaagatgaagaagaacAACAAGAAGGCGGATTATAAGAGATGTCAGAGCTGCACAATCCATAATGCTGCCCAAGAACCACAGGACCTCCCTACTGTATGCCCCTTCCAATCTCTTGAGTCATTCTGGGCATACTTTTGAGAATCTAGTAGGACTAGCAGATACTGACAATAAGTCAGATCCCAAAACAATAGCTCACGGTTTTCAGATCCGGATTGATGACAGTTACTGGCAATAGATCTTGGAGACAATATGCTGTGAGgaattaaggctgtaatccttatCTCACTCACtatggagtaaatcccagtgtgaGAAGGGTGATTTGAGAGTTACAGGGTTCCACTGATAGGCCTCAAGGACACAATTTCATTTCTGGGTTTCTTTTGTAAAACACTTGAAACCACCTTGACATCAAACCATGAGTCTTCTTAACTTACCAATGACATAGAGCTGGGTCCCCCTTCCTTTGACTGGGTAGTAGGGTGGAGGGTAAATCTGTTCAATCTTGCAAATATACAGACCAGCATCAGTCGACCGCAGACCCCAAAGGGTAACATTTACACTCTTGCGACCAGGATGGACTTGGCACTGGATGTCACCCATAGTGATGAATGGCTCATACTTGGTAGTAAAGGATGAAGCACAGATCTTGATAGACTCATTGCCTAGCTGTTTAAGTAAAGTTATTGCAAGTTTCGCTGCATCCCCAGCATTCTTGTATTCACACAGAAAGTGGGCAGCTTCTTGTCTTTTCACCACTAGGAATGCTGGCTGGGTCACTTCGATGACTGTAATGAAATACCAAACAGAGCACTGTGATAAATAAGCATGTTTAACAGGTTTCTTTGATACTTATTTAATATTATTTAGTTTACTAcaattatatcctgcctttcttctgtcatgaaACCCAAGACATCACACATACAGTTCCCAGGCAATCAcacatccaggtactgaccatcCTCAGAATCCCTTAGCTTCAGCCAGGTGGTGGCCTCACATGCCTTCAGAACATATCTTGGGAAGTTTCTCTGAAGTTCTCCAAGTAAAACCAAGCATATTTTTATCATGTGTACAGAAATCCTGCTGGCCTGGGCCTTAAGATTTGCAGAAGAAGACCTGGTAATAGTTCCATCAGTAACTATAGTTTCTGGTGTGAGAGCTGAGAGCAGGGCCTTATCTGTTATGGCACCCCAAGTGTAGaagaattccttccctttggagaTACAATTGTCCTCCTTGATATTTAGCTTCAATGCCAACTTAAAATGTATCTTTTCCTTCAAGCATTGGCAAAGGTTAAGCGGAAGAGCTGGTCTTTCCTGCTTATGGATTGTTGTAGTATGATATTAAGTAATTTTgtggtggtattattattattatcattaacaacaacaacaggatttCTTAttcgcccttcaccataaggtcctacAATATTAAAGtcatttaaaacaataataatataatcctatgtattatattttaatgtatttgggaGTTTTTTAATTGAATTTAACTGTATACTACCCTGAGAAACTTTTGAGTTAAAGGGtgcatttttattaaataaaatacataatcttcatgcagaattttttttaaaatgtggttattttatttactatatctacacttacttttttttaaccagaCCCTCAATTACAGTGATTTCACAAAAATTGTAGCAGCAGAAAAATGCAATCCCTTCTGATGTCTCCTttggttatttgtttgttttgtatgctgcttttcaaaaCCTAAGGTCCTCCAAAAACAGTTTTCAATCAAACAATTATAAACAAAGAATACAAGAAAGCATCATCAAAATCACATCACTAAAATTACACATAAACTAGTTTCCCCAAATCTAAAATTAACATAAAAATCAAAAAAGCCTAACTACCAGTCTAACATCATTAAATCCCAGTAGTAGCCCCCaattcccccctcttctcccttaTCATATGATAAGCCTCTGATATGTATCAACCTCCAAATGTCCTGCCCTATATTTTCTAGACTATAAACTCCTCAAGGCAAGGACCTGTCCTCTCATTCTTTGTATAGTACAATGTACATAAATAATGGCGGcggtaataataaaataacaataaacaacaacagcaacaatgagAACAACAACAGCCCCAGTTGTATTCCTAATGTATTCCTCATCTCTTCTGGACTATTGTTCTACATAGGAGGAATTTCTCAGCCTTGTCCTCTCTTATCAACCCACCTTTTCTGAAGTCAGCAGCTGTGCTGAAAAAGACAACGGCGAACAAAAATGAAATCATGACTCAAGCAGATGTTGGATTAATGTAGATGCTCAATCCTTTCTTAGTCCAAGGCAAGCTGGAAACAAACCAGATTTATATCTAGAACTGCAGGTTAAAAGGTGGACCCATTTTCACAATTCAGGATTTTGGTGTGAATGGAACCCACGCAGATCGTGTGTGTgacggggagagagagagaaatctacaGGATATACCTGAAAAGGTGATCAAGGTTTTGTTATGGTTTATATGAGACAGGAAATAGTGGGCTGCTCAATACGTGCACAATTAACCTCAAACTGCAATGAGCAAAGCAAATGTTCATCAAGTAGAAAAATAAGTCAATTTGAAACGTGTCTGCAATTTTGTAGGGCGTGAAAGGAAAGGAGAATGTCCGATACAGTGTCAATCAATGTTAGTTCATTTCTTTCAAGTCTTTATGTATTTTCCATTATGGAAACAGGCAGTGTATGCAATCATATATATAACATGTAAGTTCTCTGCATTCTTTTTTGACTGAACCTTCCATATTATTTAAGCAAGTGTACATAAAGTAAGTATTCTTAATCCATTAACACCTGACGAGGTCTGGgatatacccagagcttggaaaagttacttttttgaactagtcacagactgcagcccctgggtccaGTCACACAggtggaaaattccacagattcttgggaagtatcactacaaatcagtggCCTCTCGATAAAGTTTAAAACAgacactggtgcagatgtcagcataatttctgagtctgtttacaagtctttttTTAACCCACCTAGtctccagcaaacaacagcagttttaactggtcctggaggacagaatctaAATTGTATGGGATACTTCACAGCAAGAACCTACTATAGAGACAATGACTATGAATTTAAGgtctatgtgatctgtgcaaagactGATAACCTCCTAAGCCGagatgttgcaactatgatgGGGTTGGTGCAATGTTTAAATGAACATGATAtgagtccagatcctaagaaagtaCAAGCCATTTCCACAATCAAACCTCCAGACTCCgtcacaggactgaaaagatttttggGCATAGTACATTATTTAGGGCGCTTCTTACCAAATTAggcagagaaactacacccattaaatacacttttgaaagcagacagcacatggtgctgaggtccaagccaagaaaaggcctctcaacagtgaaaaaactcttaacagaggctccagtacttgcttactatgaagttaaccgGCAGACCgtagtgagtgctgatgccagcagttatggcctgggaggagtactactccaaaatcatgatggagaATTAGAAtgctaacagaagctgagacctgatatgctcaaatagaaaaagaatgtctagctgctgtttgggcttgtgaaaaattctcaaaatatctccatgggctagaatcatttacactatgtacagaccataaacccttggtaccatggataaattgcaaagacctggatcGAGTACCAATATCATGTCAGTGACTCCTTTTATGcatgatgaggtacaatcctcaagcagaatacagacaaggcaagactcttgttgtagccgacacactgtcaagaaatccactctaaactccagaccctgaaaaacccagttagttgaggaaatcaaagtctatgtaaatcttctacaagcttctaaaccaatatctaccacactCTTTCAATgcattcaagcagctaccagcactgacccagacctttcaacagtgctgaaatttgtcagaactggttggccattgtacatgtTTGAAGTGACAACTAATCTTAAACCTTtatttgcagaaaagggaagccttacagagttggaaggaacagtcctatttggtgatagaattgtTATGCCTGCTACAATGCgacaggaaatgttgggaaaactccatgaaggtcatcaaAGAATCACTAAGTGAACGTGCAAGGATGGCTGTTTGGTGGCCATGaatagggcaagacctcaaggcaataatagcaaactgtgagttttgccagacaaataaaccttcacaatggaaggaaccactcattactactccattgccagatagaccatggaagagagtgggagcagaCATCTGTGACCTACAAGGACAAAATTACTTAGTTGcaatagactatttctccagatacatagagATTGCATAAATGCCTGATTCGACATGCTCttatcagttgtctgaagaaCATCTTGCCAGACAGGGATGCCCAAATGAACTAGTAACAGATAAGAGTTTACTTTGTTTgcaaagaaatatgacttttctcacattacagccagtcccCATTACCCACAAGCCAATGTGGAAGCAGAGGCAGCAGTACAAACAACAAAGTGAATCTTTTGTCAGGAAgatcccttcctagcactgctaagctacagagcaacaACTATCAACACAACgaagtgcagtcctgcacaactgataatgggaagacaagTAAAAACACAaattccaaccttagaagcaaatttgtatcctaagtggcctgatttgggaaaagtccATGTACtacatggctaaaagaaactacaaatattactacAACAGATGTTATAgagtgaagacacttccaaaattacagcctggttcacaagtaagactgaaactggaTGGCCAGAGaggatggtctgaaccagcaacagtccagagccaaagtcaaacttCGAGCTCTTATGTTGTCACTAGCAACAATGGAACATTCCAAAGGAATAGGAAACATCTACAGctggttcccaaaccacaaccaatttcacaacaaagtgagaattcagaggcagaaataccagaagagcagaatttattgccagaacaatctcaaaagactgagaacaaagaactgacaaattgtgagcaagcatcacctgccaaagacaggACTCTCTTGAGAGTCCaaagagagtgacatccagaggaagagtaattcgAAAACCAGAATgttatagagactaaatgttattctacacaatgtttgctgatagaaaaaacacacaaaataagttagaacACAAAGAAAGGGAAATATAGTGAAATatgtctttaggttagatgcacaggaaagaaagagttaacgttctctagagggtattacacaccctggggaagctagactgatttagttactggagttagtcagtgttgtgtgtgccgGGTGAgccctagcacagaacaagctcagatgttttactgttgaagaattattaaataaagaggctctattttatccttggtctcatcctgatcaatataacaggatgaaaacaacagaagggaaccatgaccaccctaaggaagaagggcacacttaaaatatagaggaaataatatacaggcatagtgtgaaatcagatacttatcgggacacagtatgaaaaaatatttatataatcatgactatcaaagatgtttattatttacacaacctgtaaagatatttatagttcaatcctatgtatgtttactcagaggcaagtcctaatgtattcagtggggcttactcaaacagagaagcatgcacagaactgcaacctcacccaacccaaaattcagaatcatgttactttaagctgttttgcaactatttatacttgtttgtatggttattggtttttaaagggatttatttcttgttgtgacctgccttggtttccaatcaccaaccctacctcacaggtttgttgaaaagactccattatacacacacaccagagatgtaaaatacatacaccttatataatagcttattgtcaaaccagttggtcattgcagaacgtttaaaaaaaatcagtattactttcctacgtaataaaagcagtgacacctaagcaagccctacctaattgctttaaacaataggattggaggagaaaaagatttacaacacaaacacaatcctttgctatgtttactcaaaagtcccattaatttacagcacaatcctaaccatgtctactcaaaagtaagacctactgacttcagtggggtttactcctggtatgtgggattagtattgcagctttactcccagaaaagcaagtacaggattaaagcttcatattgggaaggttttcaaaacactgccctcttcaacagcccaggaaaatttaaatttgtttgacccctcataattagaaaagcataacacattgcaatGGCATTAAGATCcccacacacaagagagaaaaacttttgctattgatgaaagctataaacttactgagattttcagacaagcaggaaaaaacagtttGCTGGTCTTGGAATGGGTCctacaaatcccttgtcaatcacaaccctgacttcacttattggctacaaacctgaaagagcggggttagagcagccagctacaagctaatttaacagaagttgagggtgggctgatgttttggtgtatatctcttgaaccagaccacctagaaacttagtgtttttttaaaagaaagctgaaagtccaaaGATTATGGTGACTCACCCACAGAGGagcccaaaatccagagtctttgggcaaaaactggagacctggtaaccctaaattGGTCCCCTGACTTTGCAGACTGTCCAAACCTGGTTGCTAGGAAAGATTTCCCTGCCCGTTTTCCAAGCCAAGGGGAGATTTGGGGCAGGGATCTCGATCACTGGCAGTTAAGTTTAAACAATCACAGAGCTGGGAAACTTTGGGAGGGAAAAGCTACCCATTTCCCTTCTTAAAGGCAGCATTGTCTATTTCTGCCTGTCTGCTTGCCTTTTGCCTGCTAGTCAGTTACAGCAAtgggctttatttattattaatatatttattgtatttgtataccgccccatagccgaagctctctgggcagtttacagctttTGCTTACCTGCACAGCTGGAGCAACAAGTTAGCACCAcctgctctcgctctctctggcTCTTCTGCATGAGGGCAACTCACATGCGTAGTTCTCCTTAGGGGAGGGGTGCTAACTTTGGGGGAGCATGTGGAGGGTCCAGTGTTGAATGAAATGTTCTTCTAGATACCTCCAAGCTCTCTCAGACATGTACAGGCCTATCTTTTGTTTGCAAGTGGCCATGTTTTGCTTCCAAACTAATTGACACAGGGTTGTCTGAGTTTGCTTTTAGAGTGAATGATCACTGTCTGGCAGGAagtttgtttgaaaatttgagtAATTCTGGTAATCAGTTTTCCACCAACATCTTTCCTTGTTGCTTACTTCCCTGTGTTAGTTACATGTTAATTAGCTTACTGTGTTAACTCAAAAACATCAAACATATTTCTTCTGCAGTGCCTTCCTATTGTTCCTGATGTGGAGCTAATTCTTCAGAGATGGCTTTCAATTTATTGACATCTCTGCAAGCTATTTAGTTTATCAGTGAAAATGATGGCTTATGAATGGACAGAATATGTCAAAAAGAGGAAAGAGCAGTTTTATTAAATTGAAGTGTATTTCTTTTTCTGGTATCCCACTTTCAAGTTTTTCTCAACTTCTAGAAAAATGCAATTTGGCTTTTCTCGGGAGAAATGGAGGAGTGGCTTGCAAATCCACGCATGAACCTGAGTCAGACCTCTAATCCATCTAACTCAGTTTTGTATATACTCTGGCTGGCAAGAACTCT
This DNA window, taken from Rhineura floridana isolate rRhiFlo1 chromosome 2, rRhiFlo1.hap2, whole genome shotgun sequence, encodes the following:
- the CTLA4 gene encoding cytotoxic T-lymphocyte protein 4 isoform X1, whose protein sequence is MQKSQREREQVVLTCCSSCAVIEVTQPAFLVVKRQEAAHFLCEYKNAGDAAKLAITLLKQLGNESIKICASSFTTKYEPFITMGDIQCQVHPGRKSVNVTLWGLRSTDAGLYICKIEQIYPPPYYPVKGRGTQLYVIDTDPCPDTHLYLWIIVTVASGLLGYSILITIYIMRKVIQKSSYLTPGVYEKIMPM
- the CTLA4 gene encoding cytotoxic T-lymphocyte protein 4 isoform X2: MISFLFAVVFFSTAADFRKVIEVTQPAFLVVKRQEAAHFLCEYKNAGDAAKLAITLLKQLGNESIKICASSFTTKYEPFITMGDIQCQVHPGRKSVNVTLWGLRSTDAGLYICKIEQIYPPPYYPVKGRGTQLYVIDTDPCPDTHLYLWIIVTVASGLLGYSILITIYIMRKVIQKSSYLTPGVYEKIMPM